The Comamonas endophytica sequence TGGCCTTGGGCTTCTCGCCAGCAACCACCCTGGCCTTTGTCATGGCGGCAGGGTTCATCGCCGACACGGCCAGCCTGCCGCTGATCGTGTCCAACCTGGTCAATATCGTTTCGGCCGATTTCTTCGATATCGGCTTCAACGAGTACGCCTCGGTCATGGTGCCGGTCAACATCGCCTCGGTGCTGGCCAGCCTGGCCATGCTGCTGCTGTTCTTCCGCCGTGACATTCCCGCGGCCTACGACCTTGGCAAGCTCAAACGCCCGGCCGATGCCATCAAGGACCCTGCCACCTTCCGTGCGGGCTGGGTGGTATTGGCCCTGCTGCTGATCGGCTTCTTTGGCCTGGAGCCCCTGGGCGTGCCGGTCAGCGCCGTCGCGGCAGTGGGCGCAGCCATCTTGCTGGCCGTGGCGAGCCGCGGGCCGGTCATCAGCACAAGGAAGGTGCTGCACGGCGCTCCCTGGCAGATCGTGATTTTCTCGCTGGGCATGTACCTGGTGGTCTATGGTCTGCGCAATGCAGGCCTGACAGACTACCTGGCCGCGATGCTGGACCGCTTTGCGCAGGGCGGCATCTGGGGTGCTGCCATGGGCACCGGCCTGCTGTCTGCCCTGCTGTCGTCCGTGATGAACAACATGCCGACCGTACTGGTGGGCGCTTTGTCCATCGACGCCTCCAATGCCAGTGGCATCGTCAAGGAAGCCATGGTCTATGCCAATGTGATCGGCTGCGACCTGGGTCCCAAGATCACCCCGATCGGCAGCCTGGCTACGCTGCTGTGGCTGCATGTGCTGGCCAGGAAGGGCATGACGATTGGCTGGGGCTACTATTTCAAGGTCGGTACGGTGCTGACCGTGCCGGTCCTGCTGGCCACCCTTGCGGCCTTGGCACTGCGCCTGAGCCTTTTCGCTTGAAGCCACCCTCTGTTCTGGACCTGGCATGAACACCATCACCATTTACCACAACCCCGCCTGCGGCACGTCCCGCAACGTGCTGGCCTTGATCCGCAACAGCGGCGAGGAACCTTGCGTCATCGAGTATCTCAAGACGCCACCCGACCGGGCTACGCTCGAGCGCTTGCTGGCCGAGATGGCCATTCCCGTGCGCGAGCTCCTACGGCAAAAGGGCACGCCTTTTGAGGAACTGGGCTTGGCCGACCCGAAATGGACCGACCAGCAGCTGATCGACTTCATGCTCGAGCATCCGATCCTGATCAACCGTCCCATCGTGGTGACACCGCTTGGCACCCGTCTGTGCCGCCCTTCCGAGGCCGTGCTGGACATATTGCCTGGGCCCCAACAGGGTGCACTCTCCAAGGAAGATGGCGAAGCTGTCATCGACGCGAAAGGACAACGTGTTGCAAAGCACTGATCTGCCCAACCTGGATTTTCAATCGTTCGAAGTGCCCGACCTGGTGCGCCTGCTGCTGCCGCAGCGGGCTGTACATCTTCCTCGCATCTTGCTGCTCTATGGGTCGGCCCGGGAGCGCTCCTACAGCCGGCTGCTGACCGAGGAGGCGGCCCGGCTGCTGCGCGCAATGGGGGCCGAGCCGCGGATTTTTGACCCGCGCGGACTGCCATTGCCCGACGATGCGCCGGACGACCACCCCAAGGTGCAGGAACTGCGTGAACTGGCGTTATGGGCGGAAGGCATGGTCTGGACCTCGCCGGAGCGCCATGGGGCCATGACCGGCATCCTGAAGGCCCAGATCGACTGGATTCCCCTTGCCGTGGGCGCCGTGCGGCCGACCCAGGGCAAGACCCTGGCCGTGATGCAGGTCTCTGGGGGTTCGCAGTCCTTCAATGCCGTCAACCAGATGCGCGTGCTGGGCCGCTGGATGCGCATGCTCACCATCCCCAACCAGTCGTCCGTCGCCAAGGCCTTTATGGAATTCGATGATGCAGGCCGAATGAAGCCGTCTCCGTATTACGAACGGGTGGTGGACGTGATGGAGGAGTTGATCAAGTTCACGATCCTGACCCGCGACTGCGCGGACTACCTGGTGGACCGGTACAGCGAACGTCGCGAAAGCACCGAGGCGCTGTCGCAGCGGGTCCACCAACGCAGCATTTAAGGCGACGTCACGATGCAGCGCCGCACACAGACCACCGTCATGCTGGGTGTGGCTCAAACGCTGTCTTGGGCCTCTTCGTATTACCTTCCCGCGGTTCTTGCGGAACCGATCGGCCGTGCCGTTGGAATGGCTTACGCCAGTGTGTTTGCTGCCTTCTCTATGGCACTGCTGGTCGCCGCGGCCACAGGACCGGTGGCCGGCCGGCTCATCGACCGCTTCGGCGGCCGTCCGGTGCTGATCGCCAGCAACCTGGTGTTTGCCGCAGGGCTGGCCCTCCTGAGCCAGGCCACGCAGGCAAGCCAGGTGTTCCTGGCCTGGGCCATCATGGGCATCGCCATGGGCAGTGGCCTGTACGAAGCAGCTTTTGCCACCGTTGTGCGCCTGTACGGCCAAGGTGCCCGAAGCGCCATCACGGGGATCACGCTGTTTGCGGGATTCGCCAGCACCATAGGCTGGCCCCTGTCCAGCTATCTCGCGCATGAATTTGGATGGCGCGAAGCGTGTCTGGCATGGGCGCTGCTTCATCTTCTTCTGGGACTGCCGCTCAATCTGCTGCTTCCGCGCGCTACGCGAGCAGCTGGGCCAGAGCAAGTTGACGGCCAACCAGCCGACACCCAGGACTCCAGCACGAAAGCGCAACCACGCAGACATACCGCATACTTCATGGCCTATGTGTTTGCCGTCTCATGGTTTATCAGCACGGCCATGGCCGCGCATCTGCCGCAACTTTTGCAGAGCACGGGGACCGCGGTGGCGCTGGCCATCGGGGCTGCCGCGCTGGTGGGGCCGGCACAGGTGGCAGGGCGTTTGATCGAATACGGATTACTGAAGAATGCCCATCCATTGCTGTCCGCCAGGCTGGCGATCCTGGCCCATCCCGTTGCGGCCATATGCCTGGGCCTGATCGGCGCTCCGGCCGCCAGTGCCTTCGCCATCCTGCACGGCCTTGGCAACGGCATTCTGACCATCGCCGTGGGCACGTTGCCGCTCAAGGTGTTTGGTGCCCAGGGCTATGGCCAGCGGCAGGGCTGGCTGATGGTGCCTGCGCGCATCGTGCAGGCCGGCTCCCCGCTTCTATTCGGCATGGCTGTCTCCCGATGGGGATTGGGAGCCCTGTGGCTTTCCTCGATGCTCGCCATCACCGCATTTCTGGCCCTGTGGGCTTTGCGCCGCAACGTTCAATTGGCAGACACCATCCCGACCAGTCAGTGACTAAGCGGACCTGGTTGGCCTTGCTGCCTTAGCCATGTTCGTACTTGTGCACCTTTGAGGCGCAAACATGCTCGATTGCAATTACTCGCGATAACCGTTTGACTTATCGTTAGCTAACTCCGCGAGCAGCAGATCCAGACGATGAGCAGACACTCGACAAATCGTGATGCATCGCACTCACTCTATTCCGCGAGCTCGACCACTTATCTCTTCCAATGTTTAGCGGATCGCGTCGGCTCGCTTATCGGTGATCTGACATGCCGCATTGATCTTGTCAAGCACTGCTGCAAAGCTGGGGCCTAATTCGAGCCTCTGAGCAGTCAATTCGACCATGACATTCCGGTCATCCTGCGTATCACATCTTCTCGTCATAAGTCCGGCCTTCTACATCCGCTTTACCATCGGCGTGATCGTACCTTGTATTCGCACGTAGCCTTGGACTACTGGCGCCTATTTTGGCTTCAATGCTTGCATTATGTTACAATTTTCGACAAGGAATTAATGGAGAGAGGCGCAAAAAAGTGACGGAGAACATTAAATCTAACGCTGTCCATGAAGCGACAGCCGCTGCCCTCGGGTTTTATTTTCAAAGCCAGTTTGCTTTGTTGAAGCTCATTTCACAGACGAGCAGTGATGCCGCAGCAGCGGTTGAGCGATTGGATGATGTCGAGTTGAAGGTCGACGGACAGCAACTTTTTTACCAGCTTAAGCATTCTATTAAAGAATTCCCTCCCCCCGTCACGCTGGCCTCAGTGGCGTTGTGGAAGACTATCAAGGTCTGGATTGACGCTCTCCCTTTTGTTTCCCTTGCAGACACGACATTCCACCTCGTTGCAGTTGGAAAGGTGCCTACTGATTCACCGTTGATGTCTTTATGCGATTTGGACAGTGATCGCAAGGCGCTACTGCAGGCGATGGAGAAAGAAGCGGATCGTGTATTGACTGAAAGATCGGACGCAAAGTCAGCTGGTGCTAAGCCCCCTCATTCTGCTCGAGCACCTGGCTGTCTTGCCTTTCACGCCCTTGCTCCTTCCGCTCGCTTAAGCCTCCTGCGCAGAGTAATCATTCAGCAGGACACTGCAAGCATTGGAGAAATACCTAATGAGGTAGCCAAGCGACTGCACCTCATTCCTCAAGTACAACGATTGGAGGCTGCAAAACGTCTGCTACAATGGTGGGATCAACAAGTCATATTCAGCTTGTGTGAAAAGCGTGAGCGGGTAATCCAACGGAGCGAAATGGAGTATCAGATATCTTCTATTATCGCGGATCTAGATAATGGAACGTTAGTGGCTGATTTCTCCGAGTTCACACAACCCGAGGATTATGAGCCTGATGGACTACTGACTCGTCAAATTGCGCTTGTAGATGGTAGGCCTTCGGATATCGCGAAGGCAATCCGAGCACAATGGCGGGCTAAAGAGCAACGGTCCAAATGGATTACAAATAATCCAGAAATGCGCTCGAAAATAGCGGGCTATGATTCAGTACTTACTGAACGCTGGTCAGATCGCCACTCCCAGATGGTAGAGGACTGCGCTGAACTCGAGCCATCCCAAGTGGCAAACAAAGGACTAGAACTTCTGCGTTGGACTCATGAGAAAGCTCCGACTCAAGTTGAGCCTATCTCGCGTGGCTGGACCGCTCATTACTATGTACAGGGCACCTTCCAAGTGCTTGCAATCGACCTTCGCGTAGGTTGGCACGCAAACTACCTGAAGCTTCTCAAGGATTAAGGCCATGGCGATTGCTCACGACATTTTTGCCGAAACCAATCCGGCTTATTGCGCGTCTCTGTTAGCCACATTCGTCCGATCCTACCGTATCGGAAATAAATCAGAGCCAGATATCACACTGTGTTACGCTGCTCTGCCATTGGCATTGTCTGGAGATTTGACTCCTACGTTCAACGGTACGAATCGTAGGACGGGATTATTGGAGTGGCTGCGTCGTAGCCCTGTAATTCAGATCCGTCTTGCTGCTCGAGTAAATGGTTCATTGGATATCGTGACAGAAGCAATCAGGTTTGGATGTTTTAGTAATCTATTGGAAATAAAAACTGATGGAAAAGTAGCCCCTGGCATGTCACTTGTGCCTAAGCAGCTCAGAGCAGAGCTAACGCAGGACACTCGGAAGAATTTCGACAATATCGACCGAATTGGTCATTGGTTTGCTTCGGCCGGCTCAACAAGGACGGTATTCAACTTGATGGGTCTTGAACTATGAGTCGCTGGAATATTTCGAGAATTTTCTTTATTGGTGAGGGCGGCCGTGCTCGTTCCTTCGAACTGGAGCTCGGCAAGGTGAATATATTCACCGGAGCGTCGGGAACTGGTAAATCGACGCTGATCAAAGCCATCGACTATTGTCTAGGATCCAGTGTGTGTGAGCTTGCAGCCCACGTGAAGCGCCACAGTATCGCTGTCGGCATCAAGTGGGTGTTAGGTGATGCGGAAATGATCACTGGCAGAGTCATTCCGCCGCTGGGACAAAACACCAGTACCAAAATGTTCGTCAGCAGCGGACGGAACCTTCGAATCCCAACGTCGTTAGAGGAGTTTGAAGGAGCTACAAATCTAATAGCAGGGAAGTCCTTTATTGAGCGAGCATTTGGGATCGGAGGAGTAGTCGAC is a genomic window containing:
- a CDS encoding arsenic transporter, which codes for MLTAALIFVFTLVLVIWQPRNLGIGWSASLGAAIALLLGVVHLTDIPVVWNIVWNATATFVAVIIISLLLDEAGFFEWAALHFARWGGGRGTKLFALIVLLGAAVSALFANDGAALILTPIVMAMLVALGFSPATTLAFVMAAGFIADTASLPLIVSNLVNIVSADFFDIGFNEYASVMVPVNIASVLASLAMLLLFFRRDIPAAYDLGKLKRPADAIKDPATFRAGWVVLALLLIGFFGLEPLGVPVSAVAAVGAAILLAVASRGPVISTRKVLHGAPWQIVIFSLGMYLVVYGLRNAGLTDYLAAMLDRFAQGGIWGAAMGTGLLSALLSSVMNNMPTVLVGALSIDASNASGIVKEAMVYANVIGCDLGPKITPIGSLATLLWLHVLARKGMTIGWGYYFKVGTVLTVPVLLATLAALALRLSLFA
- the arsC gene encoding arsenate reductase (glutaredoxin) (This arsenate reductase requires both glutathione and glutaredoxin to convert arsenate to arsenite, after which the efflux transporter formed by ArsA and ArsB can extrude the arsenite from the cell, providing resistance.), which codes for MNTITIYHNPACGTSRNVLALIRNSGEEPCVIEYLKTPPDRATLERLLAEMAIPVRELLRQKGTPFEELGLADPKWTDQQLIDFMLEHPILINRPIVVTPLGTRLCRPSEAVLDILPGPQQGALSKEDGEAVIDAKGQRVAKH
- the arsH gene encoding arsenical resistance protein ArsH is translated as MQSTDLPNLDFQSFEVPDLVRLLLPQRAVHLPRILLLYGSARERSYSRLLTEEAARLLRAMGAEPRIFDPRGLPLPDDAPDDHPKVQELRELALWAEGMVWTSPERHGAMTGILKAQIDWIPLAVGAVRPTQGKTLAVMQVSGGSQSFNAVNQMRVLGRWMRMLTIPNQSSVAKAFMEFDDAGRMKPSPYYERVVDVMEELIKFTILTRDCADYLVDRYSERRESTEALSQRVHQRSI
- a CDS encoding MFS transporter translates to MQRRTQTTVMLGVAQTLSWASSYYLPAVLAEPIGRAVGMAYASVFAAFSMALLVAAATGPVAGRLIDRFGGRPVLIASNLVFAAGLALLSQATQASQVFLAWAIMGIAMGSGLYEAAFATVVRLYGQGARSAITGITLFAGFASTIGWPLSSYLAHEFGWREACLAWALLHLLLGLPLNLLLPRATRAAGPEQVDGQPADTQDSSTKAQPRRHTAYFMAYVFAVSWFISTAMAAHLPQLLQSTGTAVALAIGAAALVGPAQVAGRLIEYGLLKNAHPLLSARLAILAHPVAAICLGLIGAPAASAFAILHGLGNGILTIAVGTLPLKVFGAQGYGQRQGWLMVPARIVQAGSPLLFGMAVSRWGLGALWLSSMLAITAFLALWALRRNVQLADTIPTSQ
- a CDS encoding ABC-three component system protein gives rise to the protein MTENIKSNAVHEATAAALGFYFQSQFALLKLISQTSSDAAAAVERLDDVELKVDGQQLFYQLKHSIKEFPPPVTLASVALWKTIKVWIDALPFVSLADTTFHLVAVGKVPTDSPLMSLCDLDSDRKALLQAMEKEADRVLTERSDAKSAGAKPPHSARAPGCLAFHALAPSARLSLLRRVIIQQDTASIGEIPNEVAKRLHLIPQVQRLEAAKRLLQWWDQQVIFSLCEKRERVIQRSEMEYQISSIIADLDNGTLVADFSEFTQPEDYEPDGLLTRQIALVDGRPSDIAKAIRAQWRAKEQRSKWITNNPEMRSKIAGYDSVLTERWSDRHSQMVEDCAELEPSQVANKGLELLRWTHEKAPTQVEPISRGWTAHYYVQGTFQVLAIDLRVGWHANYLKLLKD
- a CDS encoding three component ABC system middle component — protein: MAIAHDIFAETNPAYCASLLATFVRSYRIGNKSEPDITLCYAALPLALSGDLTPTFNGTNRRTGLLEWLRRSPVIQIRLAARVNGSLDIVTEAIRFGCFSNLLEIKTDGKVAPGMSLVPKQLRAELTQDTRKNFDNIDRIGHWFASAGSTRTVFNLMGLEL